A window from Centropristis striata isolate RG_2023a ecotype Rhode Island chromosome 2, C.striata_1.0, whole genome shotgun sequence encodes these proteins:
- the glo1 gene encoding lactoylglutathione lyase: MSDKGLSDEAAAAACKDGDPVTKDFMMQQTMLRVKDPVKSLDFYTRILGMTLLQKFDFPSMRFSLFFLGYEDKKEIPTDVKEKTAWTFSRRATIELTHNWGSEADESQSYHNGNSDPRGFGHIGIAVPDVYAACKLFEEQGVTFVKKPDDGKMKGLAFVQDPDGYWIEILSPNNMVSITS; encoded by the exons ATGAGCGACAAAGGTCTGTCAGACGAGGCAGCGGCAGCAGCTTGCAAAGATGGAGACCCGGTGACTAAG GATTTCATGATGCAGCAGACTATGCTGAGGGTCAAAGATCCAGTTAAGTCCTTGGATTTTTACACCAGAATCCTCGGCATGAC GCTCCTGCAAAAGTTTGACTTCCCCTCCATGcgcttctctctcttcttcttggGCTACGAGGACAAGAAGGAGATTCCTACAGATGTAAAGGAAAAGACGGCCTGGACCTTTTCCAGAAGAGCCACCATTGAGCTAACACA TAACTGGGGCTCTGAGGCTGATGAGAGCCAGTCTTATCACAATGGAAACTCAGATCCACGTGGCTTCG GACACATCGGAATTGCAGTTCCTGACGTCTATGCAGCCTGCAAACTGTTTGAAGAACAAGGAGTCACATTTGTCAAGAAGCCGGATGATG GTAAAATGAAAGGCCTGGCCTTCGTTCAGGACCCCGATGGTTACTGGATTGAGATCCTGAGTCCTAACAACATGGTGTCCATTACCTCCTAA